In Massilibacterium senegalense, a genomic segment contains:
- a CDS encoding DeoR/GlpR family DNA-binding transcription regulator yields the protein MSVVSEERKRIILENLEVKGKVKVADLAEKFSVSTETIRRYLEDLDKNQKLKKVYGGAVKNDPPSLIEPSMVERKILNIEKKKRIAYKAATFIQNGDVILVDEGSTTLQLVPYLMHIKELTIITNSFPFANQLISATNNKMFTGEIVFIGGTISPQHFRTAGPMSQQILTHLSFDRAFISVDALLPDFGISSYNLEKAKLSEMMINQAGKTYVLADHSKIGLKGTYKITELNKIDYILSNQPLSKAWEGHLLENDVKWIHC from the coding sequence AGAACTTGGAAGTGAAAGGTAAGGTTAAAGTGGCGGATCTTGCCGAGAAATTTTCTGTTTCTACTGAAACAATTCGTCGATATTTGGAAGATTTAGATAAAAATCAAAAATTAAAAAAGGTGTATGGGGGAGCTGTTAAAAATGACCCCCCATCCTTAATAGAACCGTCGATGGTGGAAAGAAAAATTTTAAATATAGAGAAAAAGAAACGAATTGCTTATAAAGCAGCTACATTTATCCAGAACGGGGATGTTATTTTAGTAGATGAGGGAAGTACCACTCTTCAGTTAGTTCCGTATCTCATGCATATTAAAGAGTTAACGATTATTACAAATTCTTTTCCTTTTGCAAACCAGTTAATATCTGCTACAAATAATAAGATGTTTACTGGAGAGATAGTATTTATTGGTGGAACAATTAGCCCTCAACATTTTCGCACAGCTGGACCAATGTCACAACAAATTTTGACTCATTTATCTTTTGATCGAGCTTTTATTTCAGTGGATGCTTTACTTCCTGATTTCGGTATATCTTCATATAATTTAGAAAAAGCGAAGTTATCTGAAATGATGATTAACCAAGCGGGAAAAACATATGTATTGGCTGATCATTCAAAAATAGGTCTGAAAGGAACATACAAGATTACAGAATTAAACAAAATTGATTATATTTTATCTAATCAACCTTTATCAAAGGCTTGGGAGGGACATTTGCTCGAAAATGATGTGAAATGGATTCATTGTTAA
- the psiE gene encoding phosphate-starvation-inducible protein PsiE — MGKLKKGYDIFLFFLPRALQVILNLSLVLLAVVLSFLLCKELFAFSHIILGDESTDYQLYLANILVFFLYFEFISMIVKYFKENYHFPLRYFLYIGITAMVRLIIVDHDDPMNTIFYSLVILILIIGYFILNITPRNRPDNHSFFKDKHTVEK; from the coding sequence TTGGGAAAATTAAAAAAAGGGTACGACATCTTTTTATTCTTTCTACCCCGCGCACTACAAGTCATTTTAAACCTTTCTCTCGTTTTATTAGCAGTTGTACTCTCTTTTCTTCTATGCAAAGAATTGTTTGCGTTTAGCCATATTATTCTTGGCGATGAAAGTACGGATTATCAATTATATTTAGCAAATATTCTCGTGTTCTTTTTATATTTTGAGTTTATTTCGATGATTGTGAAGTATTTTAAGGAAAATTATCATTTTCCGTTACGTTATTTCTTGTATATCGGCATTACAGCAATGGTTCGATTAATTATCGTCGACCATGATGATCCGATGAATACGATATTTTATTCGTTAGTCATTTTAATTTTAATCATCGGCTATTTTATTTTAAATATTACCCCACGTAATCGCCCGGACAATCATTCTTTTTTTAAAGACAAGCATACCGTTGAAAAATGA